A genome region from Nitrospira sp. includes the following:
- a CDS encoding DNA polymerase III subunit alpha — MASQFVHLHLHTQYSLLDGANQIDPLMQQVKSFGQPAVAMTDHGNMFGAVEFYRKAKEAGVKPIIGCEAYMAPGSRLEKNSHLAHNDYYHLILLATNLKGYQNLIKLVSKAYLEGFYYKPRMDKEILQQHHEGLIGLSGCLSGEVAYLIGQKDLEGATKAAGEYREIFGKDNYYLELQANGLEHQRIANDGLLEIHKKLGIPLAGTNDCHYLKKEDSRPHDLMLCLQTGKTINDPNRMKFDTDQLYVKSTAQALTEFKEMPTAVSNTVKIAEACTLDLAFNKTYLPQFKVPEGYTRESYVEQLAMEGLTARLKERPSSIPEIAYQVRLKEEVAVICSMGFAGYFLIVWDIIKFARSRGIPVGPGRGSAAGSLVAYALRITDLDPLVYSLLFERFLNPERVSLPDIDMDFCMDRRDEVINYVIHKYGEDHVAQIITFGTMKAKAAIRDVGRVLEMPYAEVDRIAKLVPDDLKMTLDKALEQEPRLKELVDKDVKVKELMSVAQSLEGLARHASTHAAGIVISDQPLTEHVPLYKGPKDEIVTQYSMGDVEKIGLVKFDFLGLKTLTMIHRAETLVNEVRPDQPPLRVEQLPFDDPDTFALLSSGKTTGVFQLESSGMRDLLMGLKPDRFEDIIAIIALYRPGPMDLIPDFIKRKQGKIPIAYEMPELEPILKDTYGVIVYQEQVMAIANKVAGFSLGQADILRRAMGKKKPEEMEKLRVQFLEGAKQKKISEKKADKLYELIQKFAGYGFNKSHAAAYAVVCYQTAYLKAHYPTEFMAALMTTDMGNADKIVGYFTECRGLGIPVLPPDVNQSQKNFAVVETSIRFGLAAIKNVGEGAVESIIEVRNETGPFRSFFDLFRRVDLRKLNKRMMEGLIKAGAFDSMGGRRSQYLAVLDQAMDEGMSIQKERALGQTSIFGDETVGLPQNLADPALPDVPEWSQGELLKYERELTGFYISAHPLARYEAAIQLFANTTTMQIPDVPDGREVKLCGIITTVKSMLTKKGDRMAYITLEDLHGLVEVIAFPDLYRDHAEMIVPERVVRLTGTVDRGDKGTKLRGTKIEPLADLQNTGISRVMIRLHDGPTASTRLPMLRQVFQKYPGASSVSLVMALGGTMEARTSPLPNVKITPSEHFVADIEEVLGKGAITLVT, encoded by the coding sequence GTGGCATCACAATTCGTTCATCTGCATCTCCATACTCAATACAGCCTCCTCGACGGCGCCAACCAGATCGACCCCCTGATGCAACAGGTGAAGTCGTTCGGGCAACCCGCCGTCGCCATGACCGATCACGGCAACATGTTCGGCGCGGTGGAGTTTTACCGGAAGGCCAAGGAAGCGGGGGTCAAACCCATCATCGGGTGCGAAGCCTACATGGCGCCAGGCAGTCGCCTGGAAAAGAACTCTCACCTCGCGCACAACGACTACTACCATCTGATCCTGCTCGCGACAAACCTCAAGGGATACCAGAACTTAATCAAGTTGGTGAGCAAAGCATATCTTGAAGGATTTTATTATAAGCCGCGGATGGATAAGGAAATTCTTCAGCAACACCACGAAGGATTGATCGGCCTCTCAGGCTGTCTCAGCGGCGAGGTCGCCTACCTCATCGGACAGAAGGATCTGGAAGGTGCCACCAAGGCAGCCGGCGAGTATCGAGAGATTTTCGGCAAGGACAATTATTACCTCGAACTCCAGGCCAACGGATTAGAGCACCAGCGCATCGCCAACGACGGCCTGCTGGAGATCCATAAGAAGCTCGGCATCCCGCTCGCCGGCACCAACGACTGCCACTACCTTAAGAAGGAAGATTCCCGCCCGCACGACCTCATGCTGTGCTTGCAGACGGGGAAGACGATCAATGATCCCAACCGCATGAAGTTCGATACGGACCAACTTTATGTGAAGTCCACCGCGCAGGCACTGACTGAATTCAAAGAAATGCCGACGGCCGTGTCGAACACCGTCAAGATCGCCGAGGCCTGCACCCTCGACCTGGCGTTTAATAAGACCTACCTGCCCCAGTTCAAAGTGCCGGAAGGCTACACCCGCGAATCCTACGTGGAGCAACTGGCCATGGAAGGGCTCACGGCACGCCTCAAGGAACGGCCGAGCTCCATTCCCGAGATCGCCTATCAAGTCCGACTGAAAGAAGAAGTCGCGGTGATCTGCTCGATGGGATTCGCCGGGTACTTCCTCATTGTCTGGGACATTATCAAGTTCGCACGCTCACGCGGAATTCCGGTGGGACCGGGACGCGGCTCCGCCGCCGGCAGCCTCGTCGCCTACGCCTTGCGCATTACCGATCTCGATCCGCTCGTCTATTCCTTGCTCTTCGAGCGGTTCCTGAATCCTGAACGTGTGTCCCTCCCCGACATCGACATGGACTTCTGCATGGATCGCCGCGATGAAGTCATCAACTACGTCATCCATAAATACGGCGAAGACCACGTCGCGCAGATCATCACATTCGGGACGATGAAGGCGAAGGCCGCCATTCGCGACGTGGGCCGCGTGCTCGAAATGCCCTATGCCGAGGTGGATCGAATCGCGAAGCTCGTCCCGGATGATCTGAAGATGACCCTCGACAAGGCGCTCGAACAGGAACCGCGCCTCAAGGAACTTGTCGACAAAGATGTGAAGGTGAAGGAACTCATGTCCGTGGCGCAGTCTCTCGAAGGCCTCGCCCGCCATGCCTCCACCCATGCGGCCGGTATCGTGATCTCCGACCAGCCGCTCACCGAACACGTCCCACTGTATAAAGGCCCCAAGGACGAAATCGTCACCCAATATTCAATGGGCGATGTCGAAAAAATCGGCCTGGTGAAATTCGACTTTCTCGGACTGAAAACGCTCACCATGATTCACCGCGCCGAGACGTTGGTGAACGAGGTGCGCCCGGATCAGCCGCCTCTGCGCGTCGAGCAATTGCCGTTCGACGATCCCGACACGTTCGCGCTGCTGTCGTCCGGAAAAACCACCGGCGTCTTCCAGCTGGAAAGTTCCGGCATGCGCGACCTCCTCATGGGTCTGAAGCCGGACCGGTTCGAAGACATCATCGCCATCATCGCGCTCTATCGCCCCGGCCCGATGGACCTCATTCCGGACTTCATCAAACGCAAACAGGGCAAGATCCCGATCGCCTATGAGATGCCCGAGCTCGAGCCGATCCTGAAGGACACGTACGGCGTGATCGTGTACCAGGAACAGGTCATGGCCATCGCCAACAAGGTGGCCGGCTTCTCCCTGGGACAAGCGGATATTCTCCGTCGAGCCATGGGCAAAAAGAAGCCGGAGGAGATGGAGAAGCTGCGCGTCCAATTTCTGGAAGGGGCGAAGCAGAAAAAAATCTCTGAGAAGAAGGCCGACAAACTGTATGAGTTGATCCAGAAATTCGCCGGCTACGGCTTCAACAAATCGCACGCCGCCGCTTATGCGGTGGTCTGTTATCAAACGGCGTACCTCAAGGCCCATTACCCGACCGAGTTCATGGCGGCGTTGATGACCACCGACATGGGCAACGCCGACAAGATCGTCGGCTACTTCACCGAATGTCGCGGGCTCGGCATTCCGGTGCTCCCGCCGGACGTGAACCAGAGCCAGAAGAATTTCGCCGTCGTCGAGACCAGCATCCGCTTCGGACTCGCGGCGATCAAAAATGTCGGCGAAGGCGCGGTTGAATCCATCATCGAGGTTCGTAACGAGACCGGACCGTTCCGCTCCTTTTTCGATCTCTTCCGCCGGGTCGACCTGCGCAAGTTGAACAAACGCATGATGGAAGGATTGATCAAGGCCGGGGCGTTCGATTCCATGGGCGGACGGCGCTCGCAATACCTGGCCGTGCTCGATCAAGCGATGGACGAAGGCATGAGCATCCAGAAGGAGCGCGCGCTCGGACAGACCAGCATCTTCGGCGACGAGACAGTCGGCCTGCCGCAAAATCTGGCAGACCCGGCCTTGCCCGATGTACCCGAGTGGAGCCAGGGTGAATTGTTGAAGTATGAGCGGGAATTGACCGGCTTCTACATCAGCGCCCATCCGCTGGCCCGGTATGAAGCGGCCATCCAACTCTTTGCCAACACTACGACCATGCAGATCCCCGATGTGCCGGACGGACGAGAGGTCAAACTCTGCGGCATCATTACGACCGTCAAATCCATGCTCACCAAAAAAGGCGACCGCATGGCCTACATCACACTCGAGGATTTACATGGGCTGGTAGAAGTGATAGCCTTCCCCGACCTGTATCGAGACCATGCCGAGATGATCGTGCCGGAACGGGTCGTGCGATTGACGGGCACCGTGGATCGCGGCGACAAAGGCACCAAGTTGCGTGGGACCAAAATCGAACCGCTGGCTGATTTGCAGAACACAGGGATCTCGCGGGTGATGATTCGCCTGCATGACGGCCCGACGGCCTCCACCCGATTGCCGATGCTCCGGCAGGTGTTCCAGAAATATCCCGGTGCGTCGAGCGTCTCCCTAGTCATGGCCCTCGGCGGCACGATGGAAGCGCGGACCTCTCCCCTCCCCAACGTCAAGATCACTCCTAGTGAGCATTTTGTCGCCGATATCGAGGAAGTGCTAGGCAAGGGCGCCATCACTTTGGTAACCTAG
- a CDS encoding acetyl-CoA carboxylase carboxyltransferase subunit alpha, which translates to MRDYLDFEKPIRELEEKIEKLASAESPKSGTQDEIRKLRTKLAQVEHQLYTTLTPWQRTQLARHPQRPTTLDYINELSREFLELHGDRSFGDDRAIVGGFARFNDRSVMIIGHQKGKTLKERMQRNFGMPNPEGYRKALRLMRLAEKFGRPIITLIDTPGAYPGIGAEERGQAEAIARNLFVMSRLTVPIISVVIGEGGSGGALALGVSDRILMLEHSVYSVISPEGCAAILYDDPSKVPDAAASLKMTAQDLVGLGIVDEVIPEPLGGAHRDPRAMCDRVAKALSNQLYALVELPTDQLIAQRDQKFRKIGVVGGLVPVGA; encoded by the coding sequence ATGAGAGACTACCTCGACTTTGAAAAACCGATCCGCGAACTCGAAGAGAAAATCGAGAAGCTGGCCTCAGCCGAGTCTCCCAAGTCCGGCACACAAGATGAAATCCGCAAGCTCCGGACGAAACTTGCGCAGGTCGAGCACCAACTTTATACGACCCTGACGCCCTGGCAGCGCACCCAACTGGCCCGCCATCCTCAGCGGCCCACGACCCTCGACTATATCAACGAACTCTCGCGCGAATTCCTCGAACTGCACGGCGACCGCAGCTTCGGCGACGACCGCGCGATCGTAGGCGGCTTCGCCCGCTTCAACGACCGGTCGGTGATGATCATCGGCCATCAGAAGGGAAAGACCCTCAAAGAGCGGATGCAGCGGAACTTCGGCATGCCCAATCCGGAAGGGTATCGCAAGGCATTGCGACTTATGCGACTGGCGGAAAAATTCGGCCGTCCGATCATTACGCTGATCGACACCCCGGGCGCCTATCCCGGCATCGGCGCCGAAGAACGCGGACAGGCCGAAGCGATCGCCAGGAACCTGTTCGTCATGTCCCGGCTGACCGTACCCATCATTTCCGTCGTCATCGGCGAAGGCGGCAGCGGCGGCGCCCTGGCATTGGGCGTGAGCGACCGCATCCTCATGTTGGAACATTCCGTCTACTCCGTTATTTCTCCCGAAGGCTGCGCCGCGATTCTCTACGACGACCCGTCCAAGGTGCCGGATGCGGCCGCTTCGCTGAAAATGACCGCCCAGGATCTAGTCGGACTCGGCATTGTCGATGAGGTCATCCCCGAACCGCTCGGCGGCGCGCATCGTGATCCCAGAGCGATGTGCGATCGAGTGGCCAAAGCCCTCTCCAATCAGCTGTATGCCCTCGTTGAACTACCGACCGACCAACTCATCGCTCAGCGCGATCAGAAGTTCCGTAAAATCGGGGTCGTCGGCGGACTCGTCCCGGTGGGAGCCTAG
- a CDS encoding outer membrane beta-barrel protein — MGMSKSIVNAFVLTMFWSWGIWTGGAFGQSLLTGIPLGVTPPPIFSAQTPGLDGRSSSDPLWTDSLWHADEKGINRFFPQDGFLRVRGWVDGGYTYNASNPRSNFSGPYNAIDRDIPVLNQLYMIVEKPLTATGSNWGIGGRLDFMYGYDYFLTQSNGVERRENGAQRWNAQGQHYGLAMPQAYAEIGNQTFSVKVGHFYTIIGYEGVPSINNFFYSKSYAYQFAGPFTHWGGLATWHLNDRITLQGGLVNGWDSLDRTKDSTTGLASIKYTAPEDLWSLSFSMVTGNEPSAVATQFETRTRYSLIFTAHPAERWEYVFHHHYAYQNQGKVDGGTARWYGIDNYLYYALTDQWRAGLRFEWMRDEAGTRVGGNPVRDNPNLGPFAGSFYSLSAGLNYRPHPNVLIRPEVRADWFDGQRSPYNDGLNKNQVLAAINGTLQF; from the coding sequence ATGGGTATGTCGAAATCGATCGTGAACGCATTCGTGCTCACCATGTTCTGGAGTTGGGGAATCTGGACAGGAGGCGCCTTCGGGCAATCGCTGCTCACCGGCATCCCGCTGGGTGTCACGCCTCCTCCAATCTTCTCCGCACAAACGCCCGGGCTGGATGGCCGCTCTTCGTCGGATCCATTGTGGACCGATTCCTTGTGGCACGCGGATGAAAAGGGCATCAACCGCTTTTTTCCGCAGGACGGATTCCTCCGCGTACGCGGCTGGGTGGACGGCGGGTATACGTATAACGCGAGCAACCCGCGCAGCAACTTCAGCGGGCCCTACAACGCCATCGACCGGGATATTCCTGTCCTGAACCAGTTGTATATGATCGTCGAAAAACCGCTGACCGCCACCGGTAGCAATTGGGGCATCGGCGGACGCTTGGATTTCATGTATGGCTACGATTACTTCCTGACACAGAGCAATGGCGTCGAGCGGCGTGAGAACGGCGCCCAGCGCTGGAACGCCCAGGGGCAGCACTACGGACTGGCCATGCCGCAGGCCTATGCCGAAATCGGCAACCAGACCTTCTCGGTGAAGGTCGGTCACTTCTACACCATCATCGGCTACGAAGGTGTACCGTCCATCAATAATTTCTTCTATTCCAAATCCTACGCCTACCAATTCGCCGGCCCCTTCACCCACTGGGGCGGACTGGCCACCTGGCACCTGAACGACCGCATCACGCTGCAAGGCGGCCTAGTCAACGGCTGGGATTCGCTGGACCGGACGAAGGACAGCACCACGGGGCTGGCCAGCATCAAGTACACCGCGCCTGAGGATCTCTGGTCGCTCTCCTTCTCCATGGTCACGGGCAACGAACCCAGCGCCGTGGCCACACAATTTGAAACCCGCACGCGCTACAGCCTGATCTTCACGGCACATCCAGCCGAGCGATGGGAATACGTCTTCCATCATCACTATGCGTATCAGAACCAGGGGAAGGTCGACGGCGGCACCGCGCGCTGGTACGGCATCGACAACTATCTGTACTATGCGCTCACCGATCAATGGCGGGCGGGTCTGCGCTTCGAGTGGATGCGCGACGAAGCCGGCACCCGGGTCGGCGGCAACCCGGTGCGCGACAACCCGAACCTCGGGCCATTTGCCGGATCCTTCTATTCGCTCAGCGCCGGCCTCAACTATCGGCCGCACCCCAATGTGTTGATCCGTCCCGAAGTACGCGCCGATTGGTTCGACGGGCAGCGCTCGCCGTACAACGACGGCCTGAACAAGAATCAGGTCTTGGCCGCCATCAACGGCACGCTGCAGTTTTAG